A region of the Cryptococcus neoformans var. neoformans B-3501A chromosome 6, whole genome shotgun sequence genome:
GCTTTCTCCAAGGAAGGGTTGATCGCTCAGTCTAAGCTGGATCctgcggagaaggccaagCGAGATATGATTGATTGGATCGGGTCAACTACCGACGAATTATCAAGACAAATCGAGCAGACGGAGGCGGAAGTCGAAGCTCTCCAGGtaggcaagaagaagaagcaggcCGGCGAGAGGCtggatgagcttgaagagttaaatgagagaagagaatggcATATTGGAAGGCTGGAGGTTGTCCAGAGAATGTTGGAAAACGGACAACTAACAGTtggagatgttgaggaCATCCAAGAAGATGTCAAATACTTCGTTGAAGCCAACATGGTATGTCatatcttcatctcccctAGCTCTCGCCGACCGCTTTATcacaggaagaagactttGACTTTGACAACGGTATCTACGACGAACTCAATCTtcaagatgaggaagactTCCACGACTATCTCCACGAACATCCGTCCGCAACCGATGAGCTTGAACCCGAACCCGAGCCCGTCGTCCCCACGCAGGCACCAAAAACCCCTgccaaggaaaaagaagacaagaAAGCCACCCCTCACAGGTTGTCTAAATCTGAATCtcgagaaaaggaggaggaaatcCCTCCCAGTCCTGtggtggtgaagaagacgcCCTCAAGAAAGACGACCTTGGATAAGGAcaagaaagacaagaaggacaaagagaaggaagacaaggagCGTAAGGAGCGCGAACGGGACGAAAAAGAGCGGGAAGAAAGGTCTTCAAGCAGTCAACCTACCCCTTCCAAACCtgctccccttcctcccatcaAGTATGCTGCCGCTGCGGCCGCCGCCGTTGGGGGTACCGTTTCTGCTTCTGCGCCATCTCAAACAACTCCCTCCGCAACCTCAGAAGGTTCTAGGGACGACATCGTTGCTTCTCCGGATGAAATTGCTGCCGCCCCTACCTCTACGTCcttcccaccaccacctcccgGACTTTCACGTTCACCTTCCCAGGCCGCTACCCCCCAAACCTCGTCCCCTGGGACACCGGGCCTTCAATCCCATGCGCCAAGCACTAGCACGGGAGCAGCTGACATGGCTACTCCCAGTCAAGCACCTGGAAGCGCTGTCCCTCCTCCAGGCTATCCTGCGCCAccgtcttcgtcttctgcCGAGTCTTCTCGTGCTGCTGTTCAAGCTCAAGTTGCCGCTGAACAAGCCCAGGCCCAGGCCCAGGCTCAGGCTCAGGCTCAAGCCCAAGCACTCGTCCAGGCACAAGCTCAAGCACAGGCCCAAAGCCAGCTCTCTGCTGCTCAAATCCAAGCCCAGTTGCAGGCTGCTCAAGAAGTTCAAGGTCAAGCTGGAGTCATGGGTAACTTGATGCAAAGCTTTGAAGTTGCTAAAGAGATTTGTGAGTATGAATGTTTTGTATGTGGGTGCGGATGGGGTTGTGTATTTCATTACCCCCCTGGATGGGGGAAGGGTaaaggcaaagggagaagaaaatgcCCTGGCCCTCATCCGGGCAGCACGAAGATGGATTGGGAAAGGAGGGCAAGGGAGGGTGAGAGGGGG
Encoded here:
- a CDS encoding hypothetical protein (Match to ESTs gb|CF187890.1|CF187890, gb|CF187889.1|CF187889, gb|CF193963.1|CF193963; HMMPfam hit to NOT2_3_5, NOT2 / NOT3 / NOT5 family, score: 129.1, E(): 1e-35; HMMPfam hit to Not3, Not1 N-terminal domain, CCR4-Not complex component, score: 345.4, E(): 7.6e-101), with the protein product MALRKLQAEIDRTLKSVATGVEVFEATFDKLNYATNTTQKDKLENDLKTQIKKLQRMRDQIKAWLGNGDIKDKTALLENRRLIETQMERFKALEKETKMKAFSKEGLIAQSKLDPAEKAKRDMIDWIGSTTDELSRQIEQTEAEVEALQVGKKKKQAGERLDELEELNERREWHIGRLEVVQRMLENGQLTVGDVEDIQEDVKYFVEANMEEDFDFDNGIYDELNLQDEEDFHDYLHEHPSATDELEPEPEPVVPTQAPKTPAKEKEDKKATPHRLSKSESREKEEEIPPSPVVVKKTPSRKTTLDKDKKDKKDKEKEDKERKERERDEKEREERSSSSQPTPSKPAPLPPIKYAAAAAAAVGGTVSASAPSQTTPSATSEGSRDDIVASPDEIAAAPTSTSFPPPPPGLSRSPSQAATPQTSSPGTPGLQSHAPSTSTGAADMATPSQAPGSAVPPPGYPAPPSSSSAESSRAAVQAQVAAEQAQAQAQAQAQAQAQALVQAQAQAQAQSQLSAAQIQAQLQAAQEVQGQAGVMGNLMQSFEVAKEICEYECFVCGCGWGCVFHYPPGWGKGKGKGRRKCPGPHPGSTKMDWERRAREGERGRSSLSKRRSDDTNELHAALEDSFANAPQQMDAEPPRYYHPQNPIKTPSYYPQSRLPILEDKSIYSRLELDQLFYIFYYMTGTYEQWLAARELKKQSWRFHKQYLTWFQRAHNPQAITSDYEQGGYYYFDWENSWCQRRKSDFRFEYRWLSDH